The genomic window CATTGTTTTTACGTGCGTTGAAACGATAACTCCACCAAGAATAAACCCCTTCTTTTTCCGGATAAAAATAGCGGTAAGTATCTGTGAAGCCACTATCCAAAAGTGTGGTAAATTTTTGACGTTCTTCAGGCGTGAAGCCGGCATTTTTTTGATTGGTTTTCCAATTTTTTAAATCGATGTTTTGATGAGCCACATTCAGGTCTCCACAAACGATCACGGGTTTCTTTGCTTTCAAGCCATCAAGATATTGACGGAATGCATCTTCCCAAGTCATACGATAATCCAGTCGTTTCAACTCATTTTGAGAATTGGGTGTGTAGCAAGTAATCAAAAAATAATTAGGGTATTCTAAAGTGATCACGCGTCCTTCTTTGTCGTGCTCCTCCATACCAATTCCATAGGAAGCGTTAAGCGCTTCTTCCTTGGCAAAAATAGCTGTTCCGGAATACCCCTTCTTCTCTGCGTAGTTCCAGTACTGGTGATAGCCGGAAAACTCAATATCGATTTGCCCTTCTTGAAGCTTTGTTTCTTGCAGACAGAAAAAATCTGCATCAAGTTCGTGAAACACCTCGGTAAAATTCTTTTTAACAACGGCTCTCAAGCCGTTTACATTCCATGAAATACATTTCATTTTATTCACCTCTTCATTCTTTCATTGTAACGAAAAGTAGGAAGTAGTCAATGATCCTGCTACTTTTTGATTTTTTAACTACTTCAAAGGTAATCAAGGCGGAAATATAGTAAAATAGACATACTAACTGAAATGAGGAGGTTCTTATGAAAATAGGTGTGATCGGACTTGGAAATATCGCTCAGAAAGCGTATTTGCCGGTTTATAGTGAGCTGCGGAATGAAGGAACATTTATTTTGGCAACTCGAAATAAACAAACACGTGAGCTTTTGCAAAATAGATATGGGTTCAAGGATGTTGTAGAAACGGTTGATGAGCTAATCAACGAAGGAATCGAGGCGTGCTTTGTCCATGTGGCAACCGAGGCTCATGTTGAGATCGTGGATAAGCTGTTGAAAGCTGGTATCCATGTTTGTGTGGATAAGCCGTTAAGTGAGAATCTTGCCGAGGTCCAGCAGCTTCAGACCTATGCGAAGGAAAATCAGTTGATCTTGATGATTGCTTTCAATCGTCGCTTTGCGCCTTTTGTTGAGGAATTAAAGGCAATTGAAAATAAAAACTTGATCATTATACAGAAGAACAGAATCAATTCGCCGGGAAATACTGGCTTTATGATTTATGATTTATTTCTGCATGTCATTGATACAGCCGTGTATTTATTAGATAGCCCAATTCAACAGGTTCAGACAAAAATTATAGAGAAAAATGGAGAGCTGCAACGTGCCTTTCTTCATTTGGAGACAGAAGAAACAACGGCTATCTGTTCGATGGATTTGCTTTCCGGTGCCAACACAGAAACCTATCAAGTGACGTCACTGCAAGGAACGTATTGTCTGGAGAATTTGACTGAACTAACGATTCAAACTGCAGAAGATACGAAAAAAGAAAGCTTTGGTGATTGGGTAACGACATTAGAAAAAAGAGGGTTTGATCCATTGATCAGAAGTTTTATAGCTGGTGTGAAGGCTGAAAGTAATGAGCAGTTGAAGCAGGAAAAGGTCTTTTTAAGCCATGAGCTGTGTCAGAAAATGCTGCATGATCATCAAAAGCATATTTTATAAAAAGAAACATTCCTTAATAATTTGGCTATGACTCAACTTTTCAAACACATCTGAAGTATGTGAGAAGGCCGCTTCTTGTGTAAAGAAATCTTTTGCCTGATCTATATAGGCTAGAAAGTTCTTTTAGGACATGCTAGAATGAAAAAGATGTTTGAGAGAAAGGAAACGGCAATCAATGAATAAAGAAAAAATACAAAATGAACTACCGGAAGTAACGATTTTATTTAATGAACCTTTGAAGAATTTCACCTTTACTAAAACTGGCGGACCGGCAGATATGTTGAGTTTTCCAAAAACGGCAGAGGAAGTTCGACAAATTGTTCTTTATTGTCAGGAAAATAGTGTTCCTTGGATGGTGCTAGGCAACGCGAGTAATCTGATTGTCCGAGATGGTGGGATTCGGGGCATGGTTGTAATGCTTGCGGAAATGAAGGAAGTAACGATTGCAGATGGACGTGTTACTGCTGCTGCCGGAGCAAAACTGATTGATACAACATATGAGGCTTTAGCCAGTAACCTGGCTGGCTTTGAATTTGCCAGTGGGATTCCGGGCAGCATCGGCGGAGCTGTTTATATGAACGCCGGTGCTTATGATGGAGAGATCAAAGACGTTTTCGAGTCTGCGGATTTTTTGTTACCAAGTGGTGAAATCAAAAAGATGACCGCAGAGGAAATGGATTTTTCTTATCGCCATAGTGCTATTCAGGGGATGAAAGGAATCATTCTTGCGGCTACTTTTGCATTAAAGCATGGTGA from Enterococcus sp. 9E7_DIV0242 includes these protein-coding regions:
- the murB gene encoding UDP-N-acetylmuramate dehydrogenase; translated protein: MNKEKIQNELPEVTILFNEPLKNFTFTKTGGPADMLSFPKTAEEVRQIVLYCQENSVPWMVLGNASNLIVRDGGIRGMVVMLAEMKEVTIADGRVTAAAGAKLIDTTYEALASNLAGFEFASGIPGSIGGAVYMNAGAYDGEIKDVFESADFLLPSGEIKKMTAEEMDFSYRHSAIQGMKGIILAATFALKHGDHSVIKARMDELTELRTSKQPLEYPSCGSVFKRPVGHFTGKLIQDAGLQGLKWGGAQISEKHAGFIVNIDQATATDYVELIAHIQSVIKEQFDVDLETEVRIIGEEK
- a CDS encoding exodeoxyribonuclease III, which produces MKCISWNVNGLRAVVKKNFTEVFHELDADFFCLQETKLQEGQIDIEFSGYHQYWNYAEKKGYSGTAIFAKEEALNASYGIGMEEHDKEGRVITLEYPNYFLITCYTPNSQNELKRLDYRMTWEDAFRQYLDGLKAKKPVIVCGDLNVAHQNIDLKNWKTNQKNAGFTPEERQKFTTLLDSGFTDTYRYFYPEKEGVYSWWSYRFNARKNNAGWRIDYFLVSSDLNDRLVSATIHTEIIGSDHCPVEVVIEDF
- a CDS encoding Gfo/Idh/MocA family protein; its protein translation is MKIGVIGLGNIAQKAYLPVYSELRNEGTFILATRNKQTRELLQNRYGFKDVVETVDELINEGIEACFVHVATEAHVEIVDKLLKAGIHVCVDKPLSENLAEVQQLQTYAKENQLILMIAFNRRFAPFVEELKAIENKNLIIIQKNRINSPGNTGFMIYDLFLHVIDTAVYLLDSPIQQVQTKIIEKNGELQRAFLHLETEETTAICSMDLLSGANTETYQVTSLQGTYCLENLTELTIQTAEDTKKESFGDWVTTLEKRGFDPLIRSFIAGVKAESNEQLKQEKVFLSHELCQKMLHDHQKHIL